The following proteins come from a genomic window of Yinghuangia sp. ASG 101:
- a CDS encoding N,N-dimethylformamidase beta subunit family domain-containing protein, which produces MDSEARGNRGEDGTREPRPMDRRRFLGAAVAGAVGAAVAAGCDSDGGGPRPGQTAPAPAGGPPQAEERNRRGDPDWRIGSLGPDEAIEGYADRVSVLPGEEFGLHVSTTAPGFRVSAYRMGWYGGAQARRVWVSDRVAGQRQPPPRTVPATRSVRADWQRTLAVRTDGWPEGVYLLRLEGEHGYQRYVPMVVRSQSGAGATVIMHAVATWQAYNTWGGGDLYEGKDGAYATRSLEVTFDRPYDKSGAGKFIVYERALVALAERLGIPLAYTTGVDVHASPSVLRGAAALVSLGHDEYWTPEQRRNVTQARDAGTNLAFLGANACFRRIRLEPSGTGEARTVVCWKTAFDDDPYLAAHPDMPTNDFRQAPAPDPESSLVGMLYEGFPVDAPYVVHSPGHWLFEGTGVRQGDSFAHLVGVEYDRVTPSAPTPRPIEVLAHSPLVCQGRASHANSAYYVAPSGAGVFASGTMRWVEALMAGTRDNGRNHDMDARTGEFVTRTTENLLRAFAAGPAGDTRPGPVDNVAPLYSTPLATG; this is translated from the coding sequence ATGGACAGCGAAGCACGCGGTAACAGAGGCGAGGACGGCACGCGGGAACCGCGGCCGATGGACCGCCGGCGGTTTCTGGGGGCGGCCGTCGCGGGTGCGGTGGGGGCCGCCGTGGCGGCCGGGTGCGACTCCGACGGCGGGGGTCCGCGCCCCGGGCAGACCGCCCCGGCTCCGGCCGGCGGCCCGCCGCAGGCGGAGGAGCGGAACCGGCGGGGCGACCCCGACTGGCGGATCGGCTCCCTGGGCCCGGACGAGGCGATCGAGGGGTACGCGGACCGGGTGAGCGTCCTCCCGGGCGAGGAGTTCGGGCTGCACGTCTCGACGACCGCCCCCGGCTTCCGCGTGTCGGCCTACCGCATGGGCTGGTACGGGGGCGCGCAGGCCCGGCGGGTCTGGGTCTCCGACCGGGTCGCCGGGCAGCGGCAGCCTCCGCCGCGGACGGTCCCCGCGACGCGGAGCGTGCGCGCGGACTGGCAGCGCACCCTTGCCGTGCGCACGGACGGGTGGCCCGAGGGGGTGTACCTGTTGCGCCTGGAGGGCGAACACGGCTACCAGCGCTACGTCCCGATGGTCGTGCGCTCGCAGAGCGGGGCCGGCGCGACGGTGATCATGCACGCGGTGGCGACGTGGCAGGCGTACAACACGTGGGGCGGGGGCGACCTGTACGAAGGCAAGGACGGCGCGTACGCGACGCGGTCGCTGGAGGTGACCTTCGACCGGCCGTACGACAAGAGCGGCGCGGGGAAGTTCATCGTGTACGAACGGGCGCTCGTGGCCCTGGCCGAGCGCCTGGGCATTCCGTTGGCCTACACGACGGGCGTCGACGTGCATGCGTCGCCGTCGGTGCTGCGGGGCGCGGCGGCGCTGGTGTCGCTGGGCCACGACGAGTACTGGACGCCGGAACAGCGCCGGAATGTCACCCAGGCACGGGACGCGGGAACGAACCTCGCCTTCCTGGGCGCCAACGCGTGCTTCCGGCGGATCCGGCTGGAGCCCTCCGGGACGGGGGAGGCCCGTACCGTCGTCTGCTGGAAAACGGCGTTCGACGACGACCCGTACCTCGCGGCCCATCCGGACATGCCGACCAACGACTTCCGCCAGGCCCCCGCTCCCGACCCGGAGTCCTCGCTGGTCGGCATGCTCTACGAAGGCTTCCCGGTGGACGCCCCGTACGTCGTGCACAGCCCGGGCCACTGGCTTTTCGAGGGGACGGGTGTGCGGCAGGGCGACAGCTTCGCCCACCTGGTCGGGGTCGAGTACGACCGGGTCACCCCGAGCGCGCCCACACCGCGTCCGATCGAGGTTCTCGCCCACTCGCCGCTGGTGTGCCAGGGCCGCGCGAGCCATGCCAACAGCGCGTACTACGTGGCACCCAGCGGTGCGGGGGTGTTCGCGTCCGGCACCATGCGGTGGGTCGAGGCACTGATGGCGGGGACACGGGACAACGGGCGCAACCACGATATGGACGCGCGGACAGGGGAGTTCGTCACACGCACCACGGAGAACCTGCTCCGCGCGTTCGCCGCGGGTCCGGCCGGCGACACCCGCCCCGGCCCCGTGGACAACGTGGCACCGCTCTACTCGACACCACTGGCGACAGGCTGA
- a CDS encoding COG4315 family predicted lipoprotein — MGTGTVDTRNTAPGTVLVDATGRTLYMFEADTANTSTCTGDCAVVWPPLPAPAPPTAGGNAKANLLGTTVRPDGITQVTYNSHPLYLFQGDQQPGNTNGQGLNQFGALWYVLDANGNAIITGGSGGGGGGGY; from the coding sequence ATGGGCACCGGCACGGTGGACACCCGGAACACCGCCCCGGGGACGGTCCTCGTGGACGCCACCGGCCGCACGCTCTACATGTTCGAGGCCGACACGGCCAACACCTCGACCTGCACCGGGGATTGCGCCGTGGTCTGGCCACCGTTGCCGGCTCCCGCGCCGCCCACGGCGGGCGGGAACGCCAAGGCCAATCTCCTCGGTACGACGGTCCGCCCCGACGGGATCACGCAGGTGACGTACAACAGCCACCCCTTGTACCTGTTCCAGGGTGACCAGCAGCCGGGTAACACCAACGGCCAGGGCCTGAACCAGTTCGGTGCGCTGTGGTACGTCCTGGATGCCAACGGCAACGCCATCATCACGGGCGGCAGCGGTGGGGGCGGCGGCGGAGGCTACTGA